The region ACAAAATCAAAATCAGCCGCTCATGTATTTGCCTATACAGTCACTTTAATTCCTTTGTTGATCACCACCCTACTTCTTAAGAAAAGTAAACAAAGTCTATTTAATTCATTTGGTTTATCCCGGGGTATCATAATAGGACTTATTTTTGCATTTACCGTCACCTTACCAATGCTAATCGGCTATGCTATAAAGTTTAAAATAAATACAGACTTATCTCCTGATACAGTTTTCATTAACACTCTATCATCAGCATTTTTTGAAGAAATCATCTATAGAGCATTTTTGTTTGGCATGCTTTATCGCTTTACCCAATTAGGATTTCTACTTTCTGTTTTTTTTGGCTCATTACTCTTCGGAGTCATACACCTGTATCAAGCCTCTAACATAAGCGAGACAATCGGAGTTTTTCTAATTACATTTTTAGGATCTTTATTTTTTTCTTGGATCTATGCAGAATGGAAATTTAATCTTTGGGCCGCAATATTCTTGCACTGCTTAATGAATCTGTATTGGCTTGTTTTTAATGTTGATGAAATTGCAATCGGAGGTATGTACGCCAACATTTTTAGGTTCTCAGTTCTATTGATTGCCATTACGATAACGATCTTCTATAAAAGAAAACAAAAAATACCTTTAAA is a window of Candidatus Chryseobacterium colombiense DNA encoding:
- a CDS encoding CPBP family intramembrane metalloprotease, yielding MNKLKFYSIFILGFSIYFYLDAAYFSYLQKEVLLLTKSKSAAHVFAYTVTLIPLLITTLLLKKSKQSLFNSFGLSRGIIIGLIFAFTVTLPMLIGYAIKFKINTDLSPDTVFINTLSSAFFEEIIYRAFLFGMLYRFTQLGFLLSVFFGSLLFGVIHLYQASNISETIGVFLITFLGSLFFSWIYAEWKFNLWAAIFLHCLMNLYWLVFNVDEIAIGGMYANIFRFSVLLIAITITIFYKRKQKIPLKITRKTLWMKSQEELQ